From Chryseobacterium camelliae:
TTTTACTCCTACGCGATCTCTGCCGAGATTCATCCACTTCCCAAACATCCATGGGATGCACATGAGAAGCAGATACTTCCCTGCTTTTAAATGACGATGATAAAGAATCTATAAACGGGATGTCTTTATTTTTGATAATAGTTTCTGCAAAAGCTTTCTGCTGATCCTCATGCTGCTTTTTCACAGTTTCCATTTTCCCTTCCGTTCTCAGCGCGTTGATCAGCTCATCCATTTTACCTGCATACTTATGATATTCCAGCGTTACTGTCTGGATTTTCTCTTTAGACTCCCTGATGCTCTTCTCATTTTCCCGGTGGCGGGCTTCATTGCGGCTGATGCGATCATTCATATCGTCCACCACTCTTTTACGTTCTTGTTCAAGTTGCTGCTTTTCGTTCATAAGACGGTCAATGGATTGCTGAACGAGTTTTGCTCTTTCTTCATGAAGCTTACTGATTTCCTGTTCAAAGCCTTGTTTATCGACAATCTTAAACAGGCCCTTATCTCTTACAAACTGTCCGATCTCATGGCTCTGTGTAAAATAAATGGTATCGTAAGAATGAAGAAGCTCCACCGCTTTCCTGAAAAGTATCTGCAACTGGGCAACATCCGTTTCCGAATACACAACCAGGTATTTTCCAGACGTGCTGCTGAAGTTAAGATCATCGACCTCCCGCAGGTTAAAGGCAATCTTATCGAAGTCCTTTGGTTTATGAATGGTAAACTGATCAGAATGGACGATGCTGATGCTGCCTTCGGAAACATTATTTTTTTCAAGGCCATCATGAAATTCATTCAACACTTCTATTGTTAAAGCTTCGGAAGCGGTCTTACCGGCAAAGATCAGTCCTGACCCAATGAATGTCCCGCCCCGGTGCGAATTCTGTTCCTTGGCAAAAGTATAAATGGCATACGACAGCAGATTGCGGCTGCCGCTGTGGTCTTTGCGCAATGCATAAATGCGGGTATCCGGGAAGAGCTTGATGGCATCTGTTTTCAGGTCAAAAGTCCGGATATCTTTTACGGTTTCCGGATTTCCGCCCAGAAAAAAGGACTGCCTGAATCCATTAGGATTCCCGAAGGTGCCGAATGCGGAGAAAAAGTACATCGTATTCATGATCCGGAAAAACTGAATTTTAAACGTTCCCAAAAAGTCCCTTCATAATCGAGGTCATATCCTACGATGCTTTTGTACAGCCATTTAGACAATACCTCCGCGGTAGAAAGGTTCAAGAGGCTGATCCGTTCTTCACCTGTACTGTTCTGCACGCTTCCCACCGTATAATAGGTTTTGGTTAAACCATAGGTATTGATGCGCTGCGAGGTCATCGGTAACCGTTCAATAATAAAGTTATCCAGTTCTTCAGCACTTTCCACATCCATCCTTCCGGACTTATCCCATTTGGAAATCACCAATACGGCATTTACCGACCTCAGGTTCTTGCCTTTGCGCTCGAGTTCATCCAGGAATTCGTTGATCAGGCTGTCTTCCCGGTGGGCAGATTCATAGCTGGTAACAATAACAAAGGTGATAGGAACATTGGCATTAAGGAAAGATTCGATGCTGCTGTGGTAATTCCCTCCCCTCCTGATCTCATTATGGTTTTCCCCGGAGGTTTCCAGGAAAGTAAGGTCTATGGGCACTACCCGTTTTGATTTGTTATTAGGTTCAAAGACCAGATCAAGCCGCGTAACGTGATCCCTGGTCGTCCGGTTCGGGAGTATTCCCTGGCGGATATTTTCGAAAAAGTCGGATAAAAGGACGTTGGCTTCCTTGGTATTGGGGGTTCCCAGTTTCGGTCGAAGGACTCCGGCATAGGATTTAAGGTAATACAGCATGGAAGAAAGGATAACCGACTTTCCGGATTCCGAAGTCCCGAAGAAGAAAATGAAATTGCTGTCCTTATTTTTGATATCATTGGATATGGTTTTGGCTACGGGCACAAAATCATCCTGAGGTGTTTCTTTAGGATCGAATAACAGGGGCCTCAAAGGCTGGTATTCTGCCTCATGCTCCTGTTCCAGTGCAAGGGGCTTGAGCTGTTCATTACCGTTTTCCATGGTTTATTGGTTGGGGATTAAGGTTTTACCGCTTCTTTTATTGCTGAATACGCTGCCGCCACTGTTTCCGCGGTGTCCGTCCGAATTGGTTACCAGTAGGATAATGATAACGATAACAAAATCCAGCAGGATGCATCCGGCCAGTACCACAAACTGGTACATTCCGAAGTGTTTGATGGCATGCTCAAATGCAAAACCGATCTTTCCCACTTCCTGGGTCTGCGAAACAACGGGTTCAAAATGGATCTTGCCGTTTCCTAATACAGTCTGTGCACGGCTTCCCAAACGGTTGTACTCCGTCAGGGATTCATCAATAACGCCCTGGGATTGCTGGTCTTTTTCTTTTTTGGATAAATTCAGAAGGTTCTGGATGATGGCATCCCACTTTTGGGAAGCTTTTCCGATATCCGTTTTCAGGCTTCGCTCTTCAGGAGACAGATCGGAAATGATGTTATCGATCTGCTGGCCCATCCTGTTGGAAAGGTCTTCATAGTCATTGCCAACGGGGGTAAGCAAATCTACTTTTTGTCCCGTAAGGTTTTCGATATCCCGGATCAGCGACTGGGCACGAGAGCCGATACCCGTATTCCCGGGATCCTTGATCTGCTCCATCAGCTGCTTTTTCTTGATCTCAATATTCTGGGTGGTCGCTTTATTATACTTATAGCTGAGTTTGGATTCTACTTCATTTTCCAATGCGGCATACTGTTTATTGATGTCACGCACTTCATTCGCATAAATATCCGTTTTCATGAACCGTGTATAAAGCGCATTGAAGTTGGCAATGAAGCAAAAGGAGGCAATGAAGATGTAGATCCCTACCAGGCTTCCGGTAGGCCGCCCATCCAGTTTGGCCGCCCGGAGCATCCAGCACAGGAACAACAACAGCAAAGATAAAACCAGGGCAATCACCAGTGAGGCAGGCCCGAAGATCTGTTCCAGACCCAGCCAGGTCTGATAGAAGCTGACGCTGATCAGCAGTAACGCGAGTATTCCCAAAAAGAGATCCGCAGGAGTCAATTTTTTATTCATAGTTATTGATTTAGGGGTAAGAGCAAAACTGCTCTTTATTATGCTCCGAAACTACAAATAACCTGCAGAAAAAAATTACGGAAAACCGTAAAGAGGCATTTGTCTGGGTATGATTTGTTATCAAAGAAATGGTCAATGAAATAAAATTCACTGACCCTGTTCCTGTTTCTGACTACAAAATGATTTGTTAATCATTCTTTTTCATCATTACCGTGAAGGATTTCGCCGCCTTGCAAAGATATTTCCACTGCTCGATTGCTGTACAGCCTCATTTTATCCTCGTAATCTGCAATGGCTGCTGAGAAATTGTTTTTATCCATTATATTTTCCGTTAAAAGTGCAGCATCTATAAATGCTGTATTGGCTCCTACGCCTCCTGCAGGGCTCATGGTATGTACGGCATCTCCCAGTGCGGTAATATTTCCTGATGGCCAGGGCTCTTTAGGCAACGATGACCGTATAGGAGTAACAGATAAGGATGTTTGGTCAGCATGATCGAATAATGCCCTCAACTGAGGATGCCAGTTACAGGTAAGCTGATGAATACGATGAAAGATCTCTTCTGCTGTATAATTGTAAAAATCTGCCTGTGACAGTCCGAAAGCCTCAGGATTTCCTATAAAAGCCCAATAGAAATAATCTGAAACAGGACTTATGATATCCCAGGAAGCATCTTTTTTAGAACCATCAAATACCATAGCATCTACGATCAGCGAATACTGCTTTTCAATGATGACAGATGTCCCTTTCTGGAGTTTCGGTGAAATTACTTTCAGAGCCTCAGAAGAATAAAAGGTTCTGCCATAGATCGTTATATTTCCGGTGTTGATTTTTTGGTCCTTACAATATTCTCTTCCTATTTTAGAGTGAACACCGTCTGCAGCTATTACCAGGTCAGCTGTATAGGTTGTACCGTCAGTAAAGATGAGTTTCACTTCGTGATTTTCCAATTCTACCCAGTCTGCCAATTCTTTTCCGAAGCTGATGTTTTCCTCCAATCCATGCAATAGGATTTCACGGAGCGTCAGCCGGTTGGGTTTCAGGTCAGGTACTTCTTTTACGCCGTCACTCCAGGATTCTACCAGATCATTTTTTGAGGATTCAAGGGAAGTGGTCAGCACATTCATTCCCCTACAGCTGGCCGCGCAGGTATCAATAAAAAGTTGGTATAAATTCTTCGGAAGACATTTTTCCAAAGATTTCCTGCCGGGTTCATTGATTCTTATCCTGTAGCCCTGAGTCCGGGCATTAAGGGATGCATCCTTTTCAAAAACAGTTGCATTCAGACCATTTTTCTTCAACCCCTGAGCAAGGCATAAGCCGCCTAACCCTGCTCCTATAATGGCAATACGTTTGTTGTTGTTTTGTTGTATCATAATTTTTAAGCATCAATCCTGTAATATTTCGGTTATGATTGACGGAACAAAATTATGAGGGTTGAATTGCAGAACCGATGGCTATTTAACGGTGATGATGGGATAAATCATGGTTTTCTGTCCTGAATTCTGAGGCAGTCTTTCCCGCTCTCCTTTTAAAGAAACGTGAAAAATAAACAGGATCATCATAACCAAGCTCAAATGCAATCTGCTTCACATCCATAGTAGTATACACCAGCAGGCGCCGGGCTTCCCATACTATTTTCTGCTGTATCCAGAAACTGGCAGGATA
This genomic window contains:
- a CDS encoding FAD-dependent oxidoreductase; the protein is MIQQNNNKRIAIIGAGLGGLCLAQGLKKNGLNATVFEKDASLNARTQGYRIRINEPGRKSLEKCLPKNLYQLFIDTCAASCRGMNVLTTSLESSKNDLVESWSDGVKEVPDLKPNRLTLREILLHGLEENISFGKELADWVELENHEVKLIFTDGTTYTADLVIAADGVHSKIGREYCKDQKINTGNITIYGRTFYSSEALKVISPKLQKGTSVIIEKQYSLIVDAMVFDGSKKDASWDIISPVSDYFYWAFIGNPEAFGLSQADFYNYTAEEIFHRIHQLTCNWHPQLRALFDHADQTSLSVTPIRSSLPKEPWPSGNITALGDAVHTMSPAGGVGANTAFIDAALLTENIMDKNNFSAAIADYEDKMRLYSNRAVEISLQGGEILHGNDEKE